The window GCCCCACGTGGTCATGTTCCATACCTGGGGCGCCGCCAAGAACCGCGCGTCGTGCGGCGAGAACGAGCCGGCCCTGCGCCTGGATGCGGAACGGGAGCTCGCAAGGACCTGCGACCGGGTGGTGGCGCCCACCGCTCGGGAGCGCGACGAGCTCCTGCGCACCGGGGTCGCCCCGCCGGATCGGGTGACGGTCATTCCGTGCGGGGTGGACCTGGAGCGGTTCCGACCGCTCGACCGGGCCGAGAGCCGCCGGTGCCTGGGACTCGAGCGGGGCGGGCCGATTCTCCTCTACGTGGGGAGGTTTGTGCCGGTAAAGGGGGCGGACCGCCTCCTGGAGGCCCTCGCACACCTCGCGCCGCGCCCTGATCTGCGCCTCGTGCTGGTGGGGGGCGACGGCCTCGCGTCCCCCACGGCCCGCGCCCTCGAAGAGCGGGCGCGGGCCCTGGGGCTCGCCGGGAGCATAGGGTTTCGGGGGCGAGTGGACCAGGAGGAGATGCCCTCCTACTACGCCGCGGCCGACCTCTTGGTGGTCCCTTCCCACTACGAGAGCTTCGGGCTCGCAACCCTGGAGGCCCTGGCCTGCGGAACCCCCGTGGCTTCGACCCGGGTGGGGGCGGCGCAGGACCTGCTGGATCCCGCGATCAACGGCGTCCTCCTCGACCCGGAGCCCGCGGCCCTGGCCCGGGGGCTCGACGCCGCCTTGGGCCGAGGGCTCTCCGGTGCCTGGCCGCGGGCCGGGGTTCGGGCCTCGGTGGCGGCCTACGGCTGGCCGCGGGTGGCAGAGGCGGTGCTGGCGATGTACCGGGATGTCCTGTCCGGGGCCGGGGCGGAAGACAGGGCTTCCAAAGCGACGAGCGGCGCACACGCCG is drawn from Thermodesulfobacteriota bacterium and contains these coding sequences:
- a CDS encoding glycosyltransferase, with the protein product MKPTPLRIAMLSLHSSPFGELGTRDTGGMSVYVRELAGELGRLGHRVDVFTRRPVPHAPRVQPMGPNVRLVHLDGGEGVHDGKLGLYPGLSRFLASLESFRGGEGGRYDLVHSHYWLSGCLGAGAAGGWGVPHVVMFHTWGAAKNRASCGENEPALRLDAERELARTCDRVVAPTARERDELLRTGVAPPDRVTVIPCGVDLERFRPLDRAESRRCLGLERGGPILLYVGRFVPVKGADRLLEALAHLAPRPDLRLVLVGGDGLASPTARALEERARALGLAGSIGFRGRVDQEEMPSYYAAADLLVVPSHYESFGLATLEALACGTPVASTRVGAAQDLLDPAINGVLLDPEPAALARGLDAALGRGLSGAWPRAGVRASVAAYGWPRVAEAVLAMYRDVLSGAGAEDRASKATSGAHAAGG